GCGGCCAGCGTTTCGAGGTCTTGACGATCGTCGTCGGTGTCCGCCTTGCCGCTGAACACCTCCTCGAACTTCAGCAGCAACTTGTCGTGCGCGAAGATCTGCGCATACGTCGTCGCCAACCGAGGGATCAACCGCCGCTGGTGCCGCTGGTAGTCGAGGATGACTTCCTCTTCCGTGTCGCTGGCCGCGTTGAACTGGCGGCGCTGGCTTCCGTAGGTGATCGCGATCGCCAGGCCCATCTCCGAGGCGATCGTCGCGGCACCGTCAAGGGAGACGCGGCCCTGCACGAGAGTTCCGAGCATGGTGAAGAACCGCCGGCCAGAGCTGGCGATCGGGCTCGTGTAGGTGCCGTCGTCGGCGACGTCGCCGTATCGGTTCAACAGGTCGACGCGGGGGATGCGCACGTGGTTGAAACAGAGCCGACCGTTGTCGATGCCGTTCAGGCCACCCTTGAGACCGTCGTCCTTTCCGCTGATTCCGGGGAGGAACTGGCCGCTGTCGTCCCTGATCGGAACATAAAACGCGTGCACACCGTGGTTGACGCCCTGTGTGATCAATTGGGCGAACACGACGCACGCCTTGCCGTCGACGGCGGCATTGCCGAGGAACTCTTTCCACGCGCCCGCGAACGGCGTATGGATCTCGAATTCTTGAGCTGCGGGATCGTAGGTCGCCGTGGTCGCAATGGAGGCGACATCCGAGCCATGACCGATCTCCGTCATCGCGAACGCGCCGGGGACCTTCAGGCTCATGATGTCGGGCAGATACTTCTCGTGATGACGCTCGGTGCCGAGGTGCAGCACAGCCGCACCGAACAGACCCCACTGCACGCCTGCCTTGATCTGAAGCGACGGGTCGGCTGTGACGAGCTCCTCGAAGCCGGCGATGTTACCGCCGTGGTCGTCCTTGCCGCCGAGCGCCATCGGGAAGGCGCGATGCACCTGGCCATTTTCAACGAGCAGGCTCAGTTGGCCGAACACGCGTGCTCGATGCTCCTGGTAGGTCTGCCCTTCGATGCGTTGCATATCGGAACGAGCGGACAGCTTTCGCGCCGCGATGCGGGCATCCGGCCAGCTGCCGAGGAGTTGGCGGCCGAGCGAGGCGATGTCGACCGTGACCGGCGGCGCATCCATGTCGATCGGACCCGTCGCAAGCGAGATTTCATCCGTGCGGGCGCTTCGTGCTTTCGTGCGGGAGGCAATGTCAACCATCGTCGGTCCTTCTTCGTGTTTGTGGTTCGCGTTCGTATCGCCTGTGCGGCGCTTTACGATTCGGTCACGTCACCTCCACGCTATGCCGGATGCGCCGGGTTGCGAAGTCGTGCGTGCGCAAGTGACAAATTCACTGCGGATGCCGCGCGAACGGCCTGTGGAAAGTCACAGCGCCGACGGGTTCGTCGTGGGACCCTTCGGCAAGCTCAGGGAACGGAAACGGGCTCAGGGAACGGAAACGGGCTCAGGGAACGGAAACGGGCTCAGGGAACGGAAACGGGCTCACGGAACGGAGGGACCGACTCGATCGGCGCGCGCACCCCAGCGCCACCACGCGCTGACATAGATCACCATCCCAGAGATGAGGCCGATGACCACCCACAGAACGACCAGGTAGTCGATCCACGAGCCGATCGGCGGTGAGCCGGGCAGGAAGGTGCGCAACGGGATTGTTGCGAACAGCATCGCTGCCGTCCAGCTCATGAACGACGGCTCGACCTTGCGTTTACCTCGGAACACGGAAATGGAGACGAACAACACCAGGGAAGCCATCACCACCATCAGGATGAGTAAGACGATCCCGAATGCGATCGTGCTGCTGGAACGGATGATCCGCAGATCTATGGTGGGGAGTTCAGATTGCGCAGCCGCGACCGTGGAATCAGTCGGCGTTTTAGCGGCAGGGTTGATCTTCCACTTCAGATTCCAGCCCGGAATGTAACCGGACAGACTTCGCACATCCGCCGGCATGGCAACCTTCGAGGTTCCACTACCGCTATAGGCGAACACGACGAGTTGCGGCACGCGGTACTGGTCGAGTGGCCAGTTTTCGACCGAGCCGTCAACGATGATGTCCAGAGGCACAACGGACGGCACCGACCCCTGTGCGAAGGTGATCGACTGCTCACCGGCTGTGGGTGCGATGACGACCGTAATCGTTCGCGCGAACGTCAAACCGTCATCCGCAATCAGTTGTTTCGACGGCACGACCTGCATGTTCACATGAAGACGTCCTCCCGCCGCATTCACCGCATCCGGACTCAGCAACACCGTGACGCCGCCGGCCGGCGGGGGCTCGTCGAGCGTGCCGAGCGGGGCAAACCGGCCGCTGGACGCATAGAGCCCGATCACTACGAGGTACACCAGAACGGCGACCAGCGCCATACCGCCGCCAAGCGCAAAGCGGCGTGGAATGCGCGGCTTCTTCGCTGGCGTCGGCGCCGAGTCTGGGCTCACGCTGCCGAGCTTAGCGGCGCACCACACTAATATTGGCAAGCGGCGCAGGCACACGGCATGCTTTACCAGGAGGCATTGGTGTCGATGAAGAGATATGTTGCTCTGTTGCGCGGAGTCAATGTCGGTGGAATCAACATCAAGATGGCCGACCTTGCGGCGCTGTTCCGCGAACGCGGTTTCGGCGCCGTGAAGACAGTGCTGGCTAGCGGCAATGTGGTTTTTCAGGCGGATGCGCCCGCTGCGGAACTGCGGCCGCTGATCGAAGCAGCGCTGCGCGAGCGCTTCGGCTACGAAGCGTGGGTGCACGTGCTGACGCTCGACGAGCTCCAACGGGTCGTCGATGCATTCCCGTTCGATGCACAGCGCGAGGGCTGGCATCCGTATGTCATTTTCGTGATCGACGAGGAACCGATCGACAACGGTCCCCGCTCCGTGTTGCTCGACCTTGACCTTGACCCGGCACTGGAGAGCATCGCGGACGGCGACGGCGTGCTCTATTGGACCGTCGAGCGAGGGCATACGGTCGACAGCGTCGTCGGAAAAGCCTCGTCGCGCGCCCGCTTCAAGGCGTTGACGACGACGCGCAATCTACGCACATTGATTAGATTGCTTGACGAGGGCAGGTGATTCCGGTGACCGAACGCGAGATCGTGTTCTGCGAGAACGCCGATGCGTGGGAGCGTTGGCTCCACGATCAGCACGCCTCAAGCGACGGCATCCGGTTGGCAATCGCGAAGAAGGGCGGGACGCGGCCAAGCGTCAGTTACTCCGAGGCTGTGGAGGTCGCACTGTGCTATGGCTGGATCGACGGGCAGGTCGGCCGGTTGAACGACGATCACTATGTGCAGCTGTTCACACCGCGGCGAGCGCGCAGCATCTGGTCGAAGATCAATCGCGAAAAAGCGACGCGGCTGATCGAATCAGGTCGTATGCAGCCGGCAGGACTACGTGAAATCGAGCGAGCCCGGGCAGATGGCCGGTGGGACGCCGCTTACGCGTCGCACAGCACGGCGGAGGTGCCGGACGATCTGGCCGCAGCGCTGGCGGCCAGCCCCGCGGCATCCGCGTTCTTTGCGACTCTGACGAGTCAGAATCGGTTCGCCATCCTGTTCCGGATCGGAAACGTGAAGCGTGCGGAAACCCGTGCCCGCAAAATCGCCGAGTATGTGGCGATGTTGGAGCGCGGAGAGACGGTGTACCCGCAGCGGTAGGCGACTGCCGGTGGTCTCGATACGGCCGCGAGCGGCCTACTCGACCAACGATGAGTCGGATGCCACCACGTCGAGCAACTGCTGCCCATAGGTTTCGAGCTTCTTCGCTCCGATGCCGCTGATGCCGTCGAGTTCCGCGAGCGTAGCCGGTCGGGTCAGTGCCACGCCGCGCAACGTTGCATCACCGAACACGATATAGGCGGGAACTCCCTGTGCGCGCGCCCGTTCGCCGCGCCACGCGCGCAGCGCCTCGAATAGCGCTAGGGCCGATTCCGGAAGCTCCGCCAGGGCGCCTTTCGACCCGGATGCCGCGCGCGAGCGAGCGGGCCGCTCGACTTCGCGCCGCAACTGCACCACATGTGATCCAGACAGCACCTTGGCGCTGGCTGGCGTGATCGCGAGCGTGCCGTAGCCGTCGTCGTTGACCTTCAAGAGCCCCTGCGCGAGCAGTTGCCTCACGACGCCGCGCCACGCCTGATCGCTAAGCTCCTGCCCGATCCCCCAGGTCGCGAGCTGATCGTGCCGGTGCTGTTCCACGCGCGGGGTGCGCTTGCCGCGCAGGATGTCGATGAGCTGCCCAGCACCGAATTGCTGATGCCGCTCGCGCTTCAACCGCACAACCGTGGAGAGCAACTTCTGGGCCGGCACGGTGCCGTCCCAGCTTTCCGGGGGTGCCAGGCAGGTGTCGCAGTTGCCGCACGGCTGGGAGGCCTGGCCGAAGTAGGAAAGCAGGTTCACACGGCGGCACTGCACGGTCTCGCACAGCGCGAGCATCGCGTCGAGATGCGCGGACATTCTTCTGCGGTGGGCGAGGTCGCCGGGCGACTCATCAATCATGCGTCGCAGCTGCACAACGTCTTGCAGCCCGTATGCCAGCCAGGCAGTGGACGGCTCACCATCACGGCCGGCGCGACCGGTCTCCTGGTAATAGCCCTCGACGGATTTCGGCAGGTCGATGTGCGCGACAAAACGCACGTCTGGTTTGTCGATGCCCATGCCGAACGCGATCGTCGCGACGATGACAACACCGTCTTCGCGCAGAAAGCGGGCCTGCGTGCGGGCGCGGGTGGCTGCATCCAGACCGGCGTGGTACGGCATCGCGTCGATGCCGTTGTCTCGGAGGAGCTCAGCCGTCTTTTCGACTGTGTTGCGGCTGAGACCGTAGACGATACCGGCGTCACCCTGATGCTCACCGCGGATGAAGTTCACGAGTTGCTTGCGCACCTCGCTCTTCGCGACGATGCGGTACTGGATGTTCGGCCGGTCGAAGCTCGCGACGAAGTGCTCGGCGTGCTCGAGCTTCAGCCGCTGGGTGATCTCGGTGTGCGTGGCGCGGGTCGCGGTGGCTGTCAGCGCGATCCGTGGCACATCGGGCCAGCGCTCGGCCAATTCGGACAACGCCAGATAGTCCGGGCGGAAGTCGTGCCCCCACTGCGACACGCAGTGGGCTTCGTCGATGGCGAAGAGGGCGATCCGACCACGAGCAAGGAACTGCTTCGTCGCCTCGGACGACAGCCTTTCCGGGGCAACATAGAGCAGGTCGAGTTGCCCGGTGAGATAGGCACGTTCAACGCGCGAGCGTTCAGCGGCATCCTGGGTCGAGTTGAGAAAGGCTGCGCGCACGCCGACGGCCTTCAGCGCGTCGACCTGGTCTTGCATGAGCGCGATCAGCGGTGAAACGACGATGCCAGTGCCGTCGCGGATAAGGGAGGGGAGCTGGTAGCACAGGCTTTTGCCACCGCCGGTGGGCATCAGCACCACGGCGTCGCCGCCGCCGATCACGCGGTCGATCACGGCGGCCTGGTCGCCGCGAAAGGCGTCATAACCGAACACGGAGTGCAGCACGGTGAGCGGATCGGCGCCGGCGTGAGGAGCGGCCGATGGCGGATTGAACGGGGAGCGGATAAGGGTTTCGGTGGGGGTCTCGATACGGTCGCTAGCGCTCCCTACTCGACCACCGAGGGTCTCGATACGGTCGCTGGCGCTCCCTACTCGACCACCGGGGGGCTCGGGTTCGTACTCATCAGTGCGGTACTCATCAGTGCCGTATTCATCCGGGGGCGGAACCAACTCGTCCGGATCCCACGGGATGTCGTCGGGGACATACCCGGGGATCTCGGCGTTCCAGCTCACCCGGCCATGGTATCCGGCTGGGCCGACAGCCTGCGGAGACGAGCGCGGCTCAGTGGACAATGACCGGGTTGTGGAAAACCGCGCAAGCGGCGGGATCGCGCTGCCGTAGGCTGGACAGTGCGGGCTAAATCAGTGCAGGCTAAATCAGTGCAGGCCAAAACAGTGCAGGCCAAAACAGTGCAGGCCAAAACAGTGCAGGCCGAGTTCGACGGGAGCATCATGGGGACACGCTGGGCACGCGTTGCCCGCGGAACGCTGGCGGCACTCGCCGCAGTGTTCGTGTCCGCACTGTTCCATGTTCTCGCCGGCGGCGGAACTCCCGGCGCACTCGCCGTCGCACTGTCACTCGCGTTCTGCGTGCCCGCGTGCGTTGCACTCGCAGGCAAGAAGCTCTCTGTGTTGCGACTGAGCATCTCGGTCGTGCTGAGTCAGTTCGTGTTCCACGCGCTGTTCAGCCTCAGCTCCCCCGGCCCGGCGCGGTTCGCGGCCGGCGAGGCTGGTGGCCATCTGCATGCCGGGGGCCACCTGATCGCAACCGGTGCCGCAGCATCCGCTCACGTGTCGATGATGCCGGACAGCGTCGGCATGTGGGTCGGGCACGCTTGCGCCGCCCTCGTCACAATCCTGGCGTTCCGCTACGGAGAGGCCGCGTTCTGGGGGCTGCTGGCGACCGCTGCGGTGCGTATCGTCGGTGTCGCGGGCACGCTCGCCGACGCGCCGACCGGACCGGATGCGCCTCCTACTGCCCTCATCAACTCACAACCGGTCATCGTGCCACGCACGCTCCTGATGATCGGGCGGATGCGCCACCGCGGCCCGCCCATGCTCGCGCCAGTCTGCGCCTGACGATCTGCAGTGCTCTCGATCGTGCTGCCCACGAGCTGCACCGCCACGAACAGCGCTGCGCGCAATTCTGACAGCCGGTCAGTTGCACTGCTCATTCCCGCGACGCCCGCGGGCCACTTACTCTTGCACTCCCAAAGGGCGCGCCCTGCGCCCGAGAAAAGACATCCCTCCATGAAGAAAATCACGATCATTCGAACGGTGGCAACGCTCGGCGTCGCTTCGGCGCTGGCTCTGGCCGCTCCGCTGGCGGCGAGCGCCCACGTGCGCGTAACGCCGGACCAGGCGACGGCGGGTTCGTACGCGGTTCTCACGTTCCGCGTGCCGACCGAGTCAGCGACGGCGAGCACGGTGAAGCTTGAAGTCGACTTCCCAACCACAACTCCGTTCTCAACGGTTTCGTACCAGCCGATCGCAGGGTGGCAAACCGTTGTCACGACCGAAAAGCTCGCGACACCCGTCAAGACGGCGACAGCAACGATCACCGAGGCGGTCAGCAAGGTGGTCTGGACGGCCGACGCCGCCTCGGTGATCGCCCCAGGCCAATTCCAGCAGTTCTCCGTGTCGGCAGGGCCGGTGCCCGACACAGGCAGCGTCATGCTGCCGACACACCAAACGTATTCCGATGGATCGGTCGTCGACTGGAACCAGCCGACGCCCGCTTCGGGTACCGAGCCGCAGCATCCGGCGCCCACGCTGTACATCAACGACGCACTGCCGAGCGCGTCGGGCGCGGCCACCGTGGCCACGGTCGCCACAACACCCACCGCAGATCCGACGGATGCCGCATCCGGATCGTCGGGTTCCAGTGACCTGCAATCCGCAGGCGTCTGGGTCGGGCTAGGCGGGCTGGCGCTCGGCGCAATCGCGCTCGTGGTCGCCGTGTTCGCACTCGCAAGGCAGGGCCGCGCGGCCAAGGCGGCCACCGGTGAACACAACGACACGGGCAGGGACGCCTAGCCATGCGGATGCCGACACGCTCGCGCGCAATGCACTCGCGCACAACACGCACGCACGCAACACACAGCACGAGACGAACGCGGATCTTCGCGAGTGTCGCCGCTGCGTTCGTCGCATGCGCGCTGGCGCTGGCCCCAGCAGCCGGTGCCAGCGCGCACGATTACCTCGTCGACAGCACCCCGAAAGCAGACTCGGTGCAGACCACGCCACTGAAGACCGTTTCCCTCACGTTCGATGACATCGTGCTCGACCTGTCGGGCAACGGCTCATCTGCGCTGCTGCAAGTCACCGGTCCGGATGGAGCGAACACGCACTTCGAAACGGGCTGCCCGACCATCGACGGCCGAGTCGTGTCAGCGCCCGTGGCACTTGGTGCTGAGGGCAAATACGTCGTCACCTGGCAGGTCGTGTCTGCGGACGGCCATACCGTGTCGAATTCGTTCGGCTTCAGCTATCAGCCGCCCGCGGGAACCACGGCCGCCGCCGGGTCACAGGAACGGCCTGCGTGCGGCAGGGCAGGGTCCGAGCCCACCCCGGCCGGCTCGGCAGCGGCCGGCGCGAACACTGCTGATCCGACCGCTGCCGCGAACGCGCCGAATTCGACAACCACTCCAACCGCCAACTCATCATCGCTCGGCATCATCATCGCAATCGCCGTCGTGATCATCGTTCTCGCGGTGATCGGCGTGATCGTGGTTCTGGTGACTGCACGACGGCGGCCACGCACTCCAGACGCCGCGGGCAAGGGCTCCGGCCCGGAGCCCGACGACGACTGACATGAGCGACGACTCAGCAGGCGACGACTGACATGACGACAACACAATCCACAACGCGGGGCCGACCGGAGCCTGAACCAGAATCCGAGATCCGGTTGCCGCGCGTCAGCATCCCCAGCATCGTCCTCGTGCTCTGCGTGCCGCTCGCTGTGGCGGCATCGCTGGCGGCGATGACCTTCGGCGGCGGCTTCTCAACAGGCACGGCATTGCTCGACCCTGGGCCGATCGTCGACAAGGGTCTGCCGATCGTGCGAGCCATTCACGACACGGCCGCAGCAGGAACGGTCGGACTCCTCGTTTTGGCCGCGTTCGTGCTGCCCGGGCAGACCAAGGTGCCAGGCGAAGTCGGCCGTTCGCAGTGGCGTGCGGTGCGCTGGGCAGCCTGGGCCGGCGCCGTCTGGTTCGTTGCGGCGTGCGTGGTGATCGTGCTGACTGGCATCCAGGTCTCCGGCGTTGCGATCAGTGATCCGCTGTTCCCGTCAGCATTCACAACTTTCCTTTTCCAGATCGAGCTCGGGCAGTCGCTGGTGGTCTCTGCTGGGTGCGTGCTGGTGGCGACCGTGATCGCCCTGTTCGCGAACAGACTCACCTCCGTGGGAGTTGCGGCCGGATTCGCGCTCTTCGCGTTGCTTCCGCTCGCACTTTCCGGGCATGCCGCCGGTTCGTTCGAACATGCGAACGCCGTCGACAGCCTGGCCGTGCACCTGGTCGGGGTCACCGTGTGGGTCGGCGGCCTCGCCGGACTTCTTCTGCTGCGCACGACGGTGAAACGCGGATTCGGCGTTGCCGTCGCTCGCTATTCGACGCTGGCAGGTTGGGCGTTCGTGGCCGTCGGCTTCTCCGGCGTCGTCAATGCGGCGCTGCGCTTGAACACGTTCGCGGACCTGCTTGCGCCGTACGGACTTCTGATTGTGGCCAAGGCGAGCATCCTGGTGATTCTCGGCTTCGCTGGGGCGCTGCAGCGCAAGCGGGTGATCCCTGCACTGAAGGCAGACCCGATGAACCGGAGACTGTTCGTTCGACTTGCCGTGAGCGAAGTCGTGTTCATGACCCTCGCAATCGGCATCGCCGTCGGACTCGCGAAGAGCCCGCCACCGGTGTCGCAGGCTCCGTTGACCGGCGATGCGGCACGCGCGGGTCTTCTCGGGTTTCCGTATCCGCCGCCGGTGACGATGCTCCGGATGTTCACCGTGTGGCACTGGGAATGGATGTGGCTCGGGCTCGCAATCGTCCTCGCGGGTTGCTACCTGTGGGCGGCGCGAGTGCTGCGCCGACGCGGCGATCATTGGCCGATCTATCGGTCGATCTGCTGGGTAGCCGGTTGCGCGGTGCTGGTATGGGCGACGAGCGGCGGCCCCGCCGTCTACGGGCTGGTCCACTTCAGTAGTCACATGGTCGAGCACATGGCGTTGATGATGTTCATTCCCCCGCTGCTCGTTCTGGGGGGCCCGGTGTTGCTTGCCCTGCGGGCGCTACCGAGCAGGCACGACGGAAGTCGCGGCATCCGCGAATGGTTACTGCTGTTCACTCACTCGCGCTTTCTGGGCTTTCTCGCGCAACCCGTCGTCGCCGGCGTGATCTTCGCAGGCAGCCTGATCGTGTTCTACTATTCGCCTGCGTTCTACGCGTCGCTTTCCACTCACGAATGGCACGTGCTGATGTATGTGCACTTCCTGCTGTCGGGCTACCTGTTCTTCTGGGTGTTCATCGGCATCGACCCCGGCCCGAAACGCCCACCGTACCCGATCCTGTTCATGGTTCTGCTTGCAACGCTGGCGTTCCACGCGTTCTTCGGAGTCGCCCTCATGATGAGCGACGGCGTGCTCGCCGCCGACTGGTACCACGCGCTCGGACAGACGAACACAGCGGCATTGCTCGCTGATCAGCACACCGGCGGCGGGATCGCCTGGGGCGCCAGCGAGATACCGATGGTGTTGGTGGCGCTTGGAGTCGCAACGATGTGGGCGAAGTCCGACGAGCGCACCGCCAAACGACTCGACCGGCAAGCCGATCGCGACGGTGACGCCGAACTGGTCGCGTACAACGCGCGGCTGGAGAACTTGCAGGCTCGCGACGGCGACGACGACGATCGGCGGGATGCGTAGACCCTGATGCCTATGCCGGGTTGCCTATGCCGGGTTGCCGATGCCGGATTGCCTGAGCCGGGTTGCCTGAGCCGGGTTGCCGGAACCGGGTTGCGCAAACCGGGAAGAAACCGGCAGACCGCATGGTTGGGCCGATAGCCAACGAAAGGAATCCCATGAGCATTGTCGTCACCGGCGCAACAGGCCACCTCGGTCGACTCGTCATCGAATCGCTGCTGGCTCGCGGAGTCGAGCCTGAGCAGATTGTCGCCGCAGGCCGCAATGTGCAGAAGATCGCGGACTTCGCCGAGCGCGGCGTCACCGTCGCACCGATCGACTACGACGATCCGGCAACACTCGAGCGTGCTTTCGCCGGTGCAGACACCCTGCTGCTGATTTCGGCCAGCGAGGTCGGCCACCGCCTGCAGCAGCACCTGAATGTCATCGATGCTGCTGTCGCCGCCGGTGTCGGCCGCATCGTCTACACCAGTGCGCCACACGCGGACGACACGGCGCTGGCGGTGGCGCCCGAGCACAAGGCGACCGAGGCGGCGATCACGGCATCCGGGTTGCCGTTCACGATTCTGCGCAACGGCTGGTATACCGAGAACTACGTCAGCGTGCTGGAGCAGGCGCGCACGACCGGCACCGTACTGGCCAGCGTCGGCGACGGCAGGGTCGCCAGCGCGAGCCGCGCCGACTATGCGGACGCTGCCGCGGTCGTGCTGATCGAAGACGGTCACGTCGGGCGCGTCTACGAAGTCACCGGAGACGTCGCGTGGAGCTTCGATGACCTCGCGGACGCGATCTCCAGCATCATCGACCGCTCCGTCGTGTACACGCCGGTGAGCTCAGACGAGCACCTTCGCATCCTCACCGACGCGGGTCTGGATGCTGGGACTGCCGGCTTCGTCGTCGCCCTGGACGGCAACATCCGCGACGGCCTGCTCGGCGAGACGAACGGAGAACTGCGAGGGTTGATCGGCCGCCCCACCACGCCCCTGGCCGAGGGGCTGAGCGCCGCGATCGGGTAGCCCGGCGGGATTCGCGCCACTTCATACACGTTGCGCCAGTTGAAGTGGCGCACCGTGCAACACCCGGCGCACCGGGCGCCGGCGGGCGTTCAGCTGCTTTCGCCTAAGCTGGTTTCCTGTGTTCACCGTCATCATCGGCCTCGTCGCTGCCCTGATCTTCGGTTCCGCAGACTTTCTCGGCGGCCTGGCCGCCAAACGGATCAGCCCGATTCGCGTCACCGCGATCACCGCCGCGGCCGGGCTGGTTCTGTTGCTGGCGGTCGCACCCTTCGTCGGTGGATCGTGGTCGCCGAGCGCGATCCTTTGGGGAGGACTCTCCGGCGTTACGGGCGCCATCGCGATCTCATTGCTCTACGCGTGCCTGGCGATCGGGCCGATGAGCATCCTGTCGCCGCTGACCGCGGTCGTGTCGGCGGTGATCCCGATGTCGTGGGGGCTGATCGGCGGCGATCGATTTGCCCCGATCGGCTACGCGGCACTCGCGCTCGCCCTCGTCGCGGTCGTGCTGGTCGGCTTCGTACCCGAGCGCGGCGCCGTTCGGCCCAGCCTGCGCGGCATTCTGATGGCGATCGGCTCCGGCCTCATGATCGGCGTCTTCATGATCCTGATCGACGCGACCCCGCACGAATCTGGGCTGGTGCCGCTGATCATGAACCGCGGTGTCAACGCCGCGATCATGTTCTCGACCGTCGGGCTGATTACCCTGTGGCACCGGCGCGGGCGCCGGGTGAGCGTTCTGGCCGACGTCACGCGCGGGGTGACGAGCAGCGTTACGGGCGGGGTTACGGGCTGGGTCACCACCGCTGGCGGGCACGGCACGGCCGATGGCGGCAGCGCTGATGACGGCAGCGCCGCACCTGCTCGAGGCGGTTGGCGACCGGGCATAGTGCTCGCGACAGCGGGCGGGTTGGTCGACGCGACCGCGAACATCCTGATGCTGGTCGGAATGCGCATCGGCGACCTCAGTGTGATCGCTGTGCTGACGGCAATGTATCCGGCCGGAACGATCATCCTCGCGGCCGTCGTCTTACGCGAGCGGATCGCACCGGTGCAGTGGGTTGGCCTCGTGCTGGCGGTCGGTGCCGCCGGAATGCTTGCGCTCGCCTGAGCTCGCCCCGCCCCTCACCCCACAGATTGCGTCGAGTGCGTCCATGTGGCCATTTCCGGCTCGTTTTCACGCTCGATACCGACCAGATGAGCGCACTCGGCCGCGGGTTCAGAGCGGAATGCGAAGTGGATTGTTAGGCAAGCCTCAGCTAAGTTTGTAGAGCAGCTTCGCTGTGCAGCGCCCCTGACTGGCACGAATACGCCTTGCAAGAACACGACTCGCACGAACACGACTCGAAACGACACACATGCACAAGCTGAGCACCCGCCTGCTCTTGACGCTCGCCGCGATCGGCGTCGCGGGCGGCATCGTGTGCCTGCCGACAATCTACGCCGGCACCGCGCTACTCGCGGTCGCCCCTCCGCTGTATGGCCTGATCGTCGGGGCATACGTCTTTCCCGGCGTGATCGCTCAATCATTGTTGCGGCGTGGCGGCGTTGCCTTCGCGACAGCGACGTTGGCCGGCCTCGTTGCTGCCCCGTTCTTTCCAGGCGGTGTCGCCTACATTCCGGCGTTTGCGCTCGTCGGAGCGTTGCAGGAGGTGCCGTTCGCGGTCAGCGCGTACCGGTACTGGCGTGGCTGGGTTTTCTACCTGACAGCGGTTGTCGTCGGGCTGAGTATCGCCGTCGCCGAGTTCATCGCCGTCGCCGGCGAACGTGCGCCGCTGTGGGTCCAGATCGTCAAGCCCGGTGTGTTCGTTGTCAGCCTGGTGGTCTTCACAGTGCTCGGCCGCGCCGTCGCGGCCGGGCTGAATCGGGCGGGCGTCGGCCGCGGCCTCGCGCTTCCCATTGATCGGCGCCGCGTCGCCCGGGTGCAGAATCCAGTTCCGTGACTGCGGCGAGCAACACGACGAGCAACGCGGCGAGCAACACAAGACCCGACGCGACGCCCGCTGCCGCGCCTGACGCGCGGGTCGAAACGCCGCCGGTGCTCACAATCGACGGCGTGCGCATCCGCCACGCCGAACAGGATCGCTGCACTCCCGACAACATCACGTTCACGGTGCGCCCGGGCGAGGTCGTGCTCCTGCTCGGCCCGAG
The Rathayibacter sp. SW19 DNA segment above includes these coding regions:
- a CDS encoding YcnI family copper-binding membrane protein; translation: MKKITIIRTVATLGVASALALAAPLAASAHVRVTPDQATAGSYAVLTFRVPTESATASTVKLEVDFPTTTPFSTVSYQPIAGWQTVVTTEKLATPVKTATATITEAVSKVVWTADAASVIAPGQFQQFSVSAGPVPDTGSVMLPTHQTYSDGSVVDWNQPTPASGTEPQHPAPTLYINDALPSASGAATVATVATTPTADPTDAASGSSGSSDLQSAGVWVGLGGLALGAIALVVAVFALARQGRAAKAATGEHNDTGRDA
- a CDS encoding ECF transporter S component, whose amino-acid sequence is MHKLSTRLLLTLAAIGVAGGIVCLPTIYAGTALLAVAPPLYGLIVGAYVFPGVIAQSLLRRGGVAFATATLAGLVAAPFFPGGVAYIPAFALVGALQEVPFAVSAYRYWRGWVFYLTAVVVGLSIAVAEFIAVAGERAPLWVQIVKPGVFVVSLVVFTVLGRAVAAGLNRAGVGRGLALPIDRRRVARVQNPVP
- a CDS encoding SDR family oxidoreductase, encoding MSIVVTGATGHLGRLVIESLLARGVEPEQIVAAGRNVQKIADFAERGVTVAPIDYDDPATLERAFAGADTLLLISASEVGHRLQQHLNVIDAAVAAGVGRIVYTSAPHADDTALAVAPEHKATEAAITASGLPFTILRNGWYTENYVSVLEQARTTGTVLASVGDGRVASASRADYADAAAVVLIEDGHVGRVYEVTGDVAWSFDDLADAISSIIDRSVVYTPVSSDEHLRILTDAGLDAGTAGFVVALDGNIRDGLLGETNGELRGLIGRPTTPLAEGLSAAIG
- a CDS encoding copper resistance CopC family protein; translation: MHSRTTRTHATHSTRRTRIFASVAAAFVACALALAPAAGASAHDYLVDSTPKADSVQTTPLKTVSLTFDDIVLDLSGNGSSALLQVTGPDGANTHFETGCPTIDGRVVSAPVALGAEGKYVVTWQVVSADGHTVSNSFGFSYQPPAGTTAAAGSQERPACGRAGSEPTPAGSAAAGANTADPTAAANAPNSTTTPTANSSSLGIIIAIAVVIIVLAVIGVIVVLVTARRRPRTPDAAGKGSGPEPDDD
- a CDS encoding cytochrome c oxidase assembly protein, which gives rise to MTTTQSTTRGRPEPEPESEIRLPRVSIPSIVLVLCVPLAVAASLAAMTFGGGFSTGTALLDPGPIVDKGLPIVRAIHDTAAAGTVGLLVLAAFVLPGQTKVPGEVGRSQWRAVRWAAWAGAVWFVAACVVIVLTGIQVSGVAISDPLFPSAFTTFLFQIELGQSLVVSAGCVLVATVIALFANRLTSVGVAAGFALFALLPLALSGHAAGSFEHANAVDSLAVHLVGVTVWVGGLAGLLLLRTTVKRGFGVAVARYSTLAGWAFVAVGFSGVVNAALRLNTFADLLAPYGLLIVAKASILVILGFAGALQRKRVIPALKADPMNRRLFVRLAVSEVVFMTLAIGIAVGLAKSPPPVSQAPLTGDAARAGLLGFPYPPPVTMLRMFTVWHWEWMWLGLAIVLAGCYLWAARVLRRRGDHWPIYRSICWVAGCAVLVWATSGGPAVYGLVHFSSHMVEHMALMMFIPPLLVLGGPVLLALRALPSRHDGSRGIREWLLLFTHSRFLGFLAQPVVAGVIFAGSLIVFYYSPAFYASLSTHEWHVLMYVHFLLSGYLFFWVFIGIDPGPKRPPYPILFMVLLATLAFHAFFGVALMMSDGVLAADWYHALGQTNTAALLADQHTGGGIAWGASEIPMVLVALGVATMWAKSDERTAKRLDRQADRDGDAELVAYNARLENLQARDGDDDDRRDA
- a CDS encoding EamA family transporter, producing the protein MFTVIIGLVAALIFGSADFLGGLAAKRISPIRVTAITAAAGLVLLLAVAPFVGGSWSPSAILWGGLSGVTGAIAISLLYACLAIGPMSILSPLTAVVSAVIPMSWGLIGGDRFAPIGYAALALALVAVVLVGFVPERGAVRPSLRGILMAIGSGLMIGVFMILIDATPHESGLVPLIMNRGVNAAIMFSTVGLITLWHRRGRRVSVLADVTRGVTSSVTGGVTGWVTTAGGHGTADGGSADDGSAAPARGGWRPGIVLATAGGLVDATANILMLVGMRIGDLSVIAVLTAMYPAGTIILAAVVLRERIAPVQWVGLVLAVGAAGMLALA